The following proteins come from a genomic window of Denitromonas sp.:
- a CDS encoding flavin prenyltransferase UbiX, with amino-acid sequence MTSPLTITVAFTGASGMAYGVRLVECLLGAGHRVWLLYSQVAQVVAQQEMDWHLPSRAAEVEAELSARFKAAPGQLRVFGRETWFAPPASGSNPPDAMVVCPCTMGRLASIAAGMSQDLIERAADVVIKEGRKLVLVPRETPFSAIHLENMLKLARLGVCILPANPGFYTRPTSVQDIVDFVVARILDQLGIDHALMPRWGETD; translated from the coding sequence ATGACCTCGCCGCTCACCATCACCGTGGCCTTCACTGGCGCCTCCGGCATGGCCTATGGCGTGCGCCTGGTCGAATGCCTGCTCGGCGCCGGGCACCGGGTCTGGCTGCTCTACAGCCAGGTGGCGCAGGTGGTGGCGCAGCAGGAGATGGACTGGCACCTGCCCTCGCGTGCGGCCGAGGTCGAGGCCGAGCTGTCGGCCCGCTTCAAGGCGGCGCCGGGGCAGTTGCGGGTGTTCGGCCGCGAAACCTGGTTTGCCCCGCCGGCCTCGGGCTCCAACCCGCCCGACGCGATGGTGGTGTGCCCCTGCACCATGGGACGGCTGGCGTCGATTGCCGCTGGCATGAGCCAGGATCTGATCGAGCGGGCCGCCGACGTGGTCATCAAGGAGGGGCGAAAGCTGGTGCTGGTGCCCCGCGAAACGCCGTTTTCGGCCATCCACCTCGAGAACATGCTCAAGCTGGCACGGCTCGGCGTATGCATCCTTCCGGCGAATCCGGGCTTCTATACGCGCCCCACGTCGGTGCAGGACATCGTCGATTTCGTTGTTGCACGCATCCTTGACCAGCTCGGAATCGACCATGCGCTGATGCCGCGCTGGGGCGAAACCGATTGA
- a CDS encoding DUF5655 domain-containing protein: MSDIKLFRYANEGATELAGKSVAIEKTLQKLIESQMDTFLGVRFLATEYSTGNKHRGRIDSLGLDENGCPVIVEYKRHSNENVINQGLFYLDWLLDHKADFRLLVMDTLGKDEAGKIEWGGTRLLCIAADFTRYDEHAVAQINRNIELIRYKLFGDDLLLLELVNGASAASTQSTGEVEDVPVSEKPAKTPAASTLAMKTHADQVATASPELLALYEQTRSFILAQGDDIIEKPLKLYVAFRRLKNFVCMSLISKVDPHVFLTLKLDPATVQLEEGFSRDVSKIGHWGTGDLELTLRAPGDFERARVLIERAYTEN; encoded by the coding sequence ATGAGCGACATCAAACTCTTCCGGTACGCCAACGAGGGCGCGACCGAACTGGCTGGCAAGTCCGTCGCCATCGAGAAGACGCTGCAAAAGCTGATCGAATCCCAGATGGACACGTTTCTGGGTGTGCGTTTTCTTGCGACCGAGTACAGCACCGGCAACAAGCATCGCGGCCGTATCGATTCATTGGGGCTGGATGAAAACGGCTGTCCGGTGATCGTCGAATACAAGCGCCACAGCAACGAGAATGTGATCAACCAGGGCTTGTTCTACCTGGATTGGTTGCTCGACCACAAAGCGGATTTTCGCCTGTTGGTGATGGACACTCTGGGCAAGGACGAGGCCGGCAAGATCGAATGGGGCGGCACGCGTCTGCTATGCATTGCCGCCGATTTCACGCGCTACGACGAGCACGCGGTGGCACAGATCAACCGCAACATCGAGCTGATCCGCTACAAGCTGTTCGGCGACGATCTGCTGCTGCTTGAACTTGTCAATGGCGCAAGCGCGGCGAGCACTCAATCCACTGGAGAGGTGGAGGATGTGCCAGTCAGCGAGAAACCCGCCAAAACCCCTGCGGCCTCCACGTTGGCGATGAAGACGCATGCGGATCAGGTTGCGACGGCGTCACCCGAGTTGTTGGCGCTCTATGAGCAGACTCGCAGCTTCATCCTCGCGCAGGGTGACGACATCATCGAAAAGCCGCTGAAGCTCTATGTCGCCTTCCGCCGCCTGAAGAACTTCGTCTGCATGTCGCTCATTTCGAAGGTTGATCCGCATGTCTTCCTGACCCTCAAGCTCGATCCCGCCACGGTGCAGCTCGAAGAAGGATTCTCACGCGATGTGAGCAAGATCGGTCATTGGGGAACGGGTGATCTGGAACTCACCTTGCGAGCACCCGGCGATTTCGAGCGGGCCAGGGTTTTGATCGAGCGGGCTTACACCGAGAACTGA
- a CDS encoding branched-chain amino acid ABC transporter permease — MRQALAVLALVGVTLLTLGLDYGLGQLAFVATWAIAGLGLVVILGQSGQISLGHGAFLAVGAYLQAGWVASGGPPLLGLGVAVAGGALLGALASLPGRRLGGLAFGMSTLAVALIVEEALVRFDGVTGGASGLSVPPLSLAGWSVVEPLHQVGVSVAVLALALLACRRLLNSRVGRAWRAVRDDEGAAAASGVDTAHAKWLAFAVGGGLGALAGALYAHWLGYLSPEQFGLQLSFELLMLVFVGGASRLMGAVWGAVVIVALPQLIALLRDALPAGVANLAGLELVAFGLVLVGVVLWRPAGLVR, encoded by the coding sequence ATGAGGCAGGCGCTCGCCGTGCTGGCGTTGGTTGGGGTCACGCTGCTGACGCTGGGGCTCGACTACGGCCTCGGCCAGCTCGCCTTTGTGGCGACCTGGGCCATCGCCGGGCTGGGGCTGGTGGTCATTCTCGGGCAGAGCGGACAGATCTCGCTCGGCCATGGCGCGTTTCTGGCCGTTGGGGCGTATCTGCAGGCCGGCTGGGTGGCTTCGGGCGGGCCGCCGCTGCTGGGGTTGGGTGTGGCCGTTGCCGGGGGGGCGCTGCTGGGTGCGCTGGCGAGCCTGCCGGGGCGGCGGCTCGGCGGCCTGGCCTTCGGCATGAGTACGCTGGCGGTGGCGCTGATTGTGGAGGAGGCGCTGGTGCGCTTCGATGGTGTCACCGGCGGGGCCTCGGGGCTGAGCGTGCCGCCGCTGTCGCTGGCGGGCTGGTCGGTGGTCGAGCCCTTGCACCAGGTTGGGGTGAGCGTGGCGGTGCTGGCACTGGCGCTGCTGGCCTGCCGGCGGCTGCTGAACTCGCGTGTTGGCCGGGCGTGGCGGGCGGTGCGCGACGACGAAGGCGCGGCGGCGGCCAGCGGTGTCGATACGGCCCACGCCAAGTGGCTGGCCTTTGCCGTTGGCGGTGGGCTCGGTGCGCTGGCCGGCGCGCTGTATGCGCACTGGCTGGGCTACCTCAGCCCGGAGCAGTTCGGCCTGCAGCTGTCGTTCGAGTTGCTGATGCTGGTGTTCGTCGGCGGCGCGAGCCGGCTGATGGGGGCGGTGTGGGGCGCGGTGGTGATCGTGGCGCTGCCACAGCTGATCGCGCTGCTGCGCGATGCCTTGCCGGCCGGCGTGGCCAACCTGGCCGGGCTGGAGCTGGTGGCGTTCGGGCTGGTGCTGGTCGGGGTGGTGTTGTGGCGGCCGGCGGGGCTGGTTCGATAG
- a CDS encoding type I restriction-modification system subunit M translates to MTENDQKQLGKTLWNIADQLRGSMNADDFRDYMLSFLFLRYLSDNYEQAAKRELGADYPKSEPAAAHDETKPPLARWYEQNPDDIEEFEKQMRRKVHYVIEPDYLWGSIVHLARNQSGRLLDTLQTGFKYIEERSFQSNFQGLFSEINLASDKLGRKYEDRNAKLCSIISELARGMALFSTDTDTLGDAYEYLIGQFAAGSGKKAGEFYTPQRISDILSAIVTLDSQAPEEGPRKKLESVFDFACGSGSLLLNIRHRMKEAGGSIGKIYGQEYNVTTYNLARMNMLLHGVKDTEFEIYHGDTLANSWDFLRETNPAKKPQFDAVVANPPFSYRWNLGDTMSEDMRFKNHGVAPKSAADFAFLLHGLHYLKEDGVMAIILPHGVLFRGGAEDRIRRKLLEDGHIDTVIGLPANLFYSTGIPVCILVLKKCKKPNDVLFINAAEHFEKGKRQNQLTETHIGKIIDTYQFRKEEARYARRVSMEEIEKNDFNLNISRYVSTAVAEEEIDLADVHRQLVDIEKDIVKAKDKHNAFLRELGLPPLP, encoded by the coding sequence ATGACTGAAAACGACCAAAAGCAACTCGGCAAAACACTCTGGAACATCGCGGACCAATTGCGCGGGTCGATGAACGCGGACGACTTCCGCGACTACATGCTGTCCTTCCTGTTCCTGCGTTACCTCTCGGACAACTACGAGCAGGCGGCGAAGCGGGAGCTGGGGGCGGACTACCCAAAGAGCGAGCCCGCTGCGGCGCACGACGAAACCAAGCCACCCCTTGCGCGCTGGTACGAGCAGAATCCTGACGACATTGAAGAGTTCGAGAAGCAGATGCGCCGCAAGGTGCACTACGTCATCGAGCCGGACTACCTGTGGGGCAGCATCGTCCATCTGGCCAGGAACCAGAGCGGCAGGCTGCTCGACACATTGCAAACAGGATTCAAGTACATCGAGGAACGGTCTTTCCAGAGCAATTTCCAGGGGCTGTTTTCGGAAATCAATCTCGCCTCCGACAAGCTGGGGCGCAAATACGAGGATCGGAACGCCAAGCTGTGCTCGATCATCTCGGAGCTGGCGCGCGGCATGGCGCTGTTCTCGACCGACACCGATACGCTGGGCGATGCCTACGAGTACCTGATCGGGCAGTTCGCGGCGGGTTCGGGCAAGAAGGCGGGCGAGTTCTACACGCCGCAACGGATTTCCGACATCCTGTCCGCCATCGTCACGCTCGACAGTCAGGCGCCGGAGGAAGGACCACGCAAGAAGCTGGAAAGCGTGTTCGACTTCGCCTGCGGCTCGGGCTCCTTGCTGCTGAATATCCGGCATCGCATGAAGGAGGCGGGCGGCAGCATCGGCAAGATCTACGGCCAGGAATACAACGTCACCACCTACAACCTGGCGCGCATGAACATGCTGCTGCATGGGGTGAAAGACACCGAGTTCGAGATCTACCACGGCGACACGCTCGCCAACAGCTGGGACTTCCTGCGCGAGACCAATCCGGCGAAGAAGCCGCAGTTTGACGCGGTGGTGGCCAATCCGCCGTTCAGCTATCGCTGGAACCTTGGCGATACCATGAGCGAAGACATGCGCTTCAAGAACCACGGCGTGGCACCCAAGAGCGCGGCGGACTTCGCCTTCCTGCTGCACGGGCTGCACTACCTGAAGGAGGACGGCGTGATGGCCATCATCCTGCCGCATGGCGTGCTGTTCCGCGGTGGCGCGGAAGACCGCATCCGCCGCAAGCTGCTGGAGGATGGCCACATCGATACCGTGATCGGGCTGCCGGCGAACCTGTTTTACTCGACGGGCATCCCGGTCTGCATCCTCGTGCTGAAAAAGTGCAAGAAGCCGAACGACGTGCTCTTCATCAATGCGGCGGAGCACTTCGAAAAAGGCAAACGCCAGAACCAGCTCACGGAAACACACATCGGCAAGATCATCGACACCTACCAATTCCGCAAAGAAGAAGCCCGCTACGCGCGGCGCGTGAGCATGGAGGAAATCGAGAAAAACGATTTCAACCTGAACATCTCGCGGTATGTGAGCACGGCGGTCGCGGAGGAGGAGATTGACTTGGCGGACGTCCACCGGCAACTGGTGGATATCGAGAAAGACATCGTTAAGGCAAAAGACAAGCACAACGCGTTCTTGCGGGAACTTGGCCTGCCGCCATTGCCTTGA
- a CDS encoding YdgA family protein → MKKSWLALLAAPVVAYPAAAWYLGSQVESTLSAQYQQAETLPYLKVVERTYERGVFSATESVTIELFGAMMQMMQQANPDAPPAEPMRIRFRSQIQHGPFAGGALAAAVVDSQLVFDATTQAEVAKLFGNNTPLTSHTVFKLDGSGTATVLSPAFATQVPNPDTGEAVNIAWEGIRATVDFAPGMTRYTLTGDAPRLEVKDPAGAHMVMSGLRFTGEQQRLFDDEPLLFSGQQRITIDAVQMNIPEEDAGQVSFKQITYDVDMPAEGDFIDMVAKMGAQTVDIGGTNYGPAHYDVSLKHLHARTVAKLYRVLLEAYSSPAMIGPNANPQLALAPLAGPAMELLGHNPVVALDRLSFTTPHGNAHLDLRAAAPGITPDAMANPGLLMAVLDAGANIALPEALLLSLAKDRASAQLAAMSENGTVSDDDLQMVAAQFEGKLQELSGQGFITRDGGVIKSTLAFKAGQLTVNGKPFNPMAMQ, encoded by the coding sequence ATGAAGAAATCCTGGCTCGCCCTGCTCGCCGCCCCCGTCGTCGCCTACCCGGCCGCCGCCTGGTATCTCGGCTCACAAGTCGAATCCACGCTCAGCGCGCAATACCAGCAGGCCGAAACCCTGCCCTACCTGAAGGTCGTCGAGCGCACCTATGAGCGCGGCGTGTTCAGCGCCACCGAGTCGGTCACCATCGAGCTGTTCGGCGCCATGATGCAGATGATGCAGCAGGCCAACCCCGACGCGCCGCCGGCCGAGCCGATGCGCATCCGCTTCCGCTCGCAGATCCAGCACGGCCCCTTCGCCGGCGGCGCGCTGGCCGCGGCGGTGGTCGACAGCCAGCTGGTGTTCGACGCCACCACCCAGGCGGAAGTGGCCAAGCTGTTCGGCAACAACACTCCGCTCACCAGCCACACCGTGTTCAAGCTCGACGGCAGCGGCACCGCCACCGTACTCAGCCCCGCCTTCGCCACGCAGGTCCCCAACCCCGACACCGGTGAAGCGGTAAACATTGCCTGGGAAGGCATCCGTGCCACTGTCGACTTCGCCCCCGGCATGACCCGCTACACCCTGACCGGAGACGCACCCCGGCTGGAGGTCAAGGACCCGGCCGGCGCCCACATGGTGATGAGCGGCCTGCGCTTCACCGGCGAACAGCAGCGCCTGTTCGACGACGAACCCCTGCTCTTCTCCGGCCAGCAGCGCATCACCATCGACGCCGTGCAGATGAACATCCCCGAGGAAGACGCCGGCCAGGTCAGCTTCAAGCAGATCACCTACGACGTCGACATGCCGGCCGAGGGCGACTTCATCGACATGGTCGCCAAAATGGGCGCCCAGACCGTCGACATCGGCGGCACCAACTACGGCCCCGCGCACTACGACGTCTCGCTCAAGCACCTGCATGCGCGCACCGTGGCCAAGCTCTACCGCGTGCTGCTCGAGGCCTATTCCAGCCCCGCCATGATCGGCCCCAACGCCAACCCGCAGCTGGCGCTGGCACCGCTCGCCGGGCCGGCCATGGAGCTGCTCGGCCACAACCCCGTCGTCGCCCTCGACCGCCTCAGCTTCACCACCCCGCACGGCAACGCCCACCTCGACCTGCGCGCCGCGGCGCCCGGCATCACCCCCGACGCCATGGCCAACCCCGGCCTGCTCATGGCCGTGCTCGACGCCGGCGCCAACATCGCCCTGCCCGAAGCCTTGCTGCTCAGTCTGGCCAAGGACCGCGCCAGCGCCCAGCTGGCCGCCATGAGCGAGAATGGCACCGTCTCCGACGACGACCTGCAGATGGTCGCCGCCCAGTTCGAGGGCAAGTTGCAGGAGCTGAGCGGTCAGGGCTTCATCACCCGCGACGGCGGGGTGATCAAATCCACCCTCGCCTTCAAGGCCGGCCAGCTCACCGTCAACGGCAAGCCCTTCAACCCGATGGCCATGCAATAA
- the rhuM gene encoding RhuM family protein: MTEQTAAELIMARANPDDRHFGLLHWQGAKVRKQDILIAKNYLTEDEIDTLNRLVVIFLETAELRTKRREEIRMSFWRQNVDQIIGSNGFPVLTHAGKISHAQMERSTSARYLDFDQRRKQEEARQADAQDDAELKALEDTLKHRPTKPHSHD, translated from the coding sequence GTGACCGAGCAGACGGCCGCGGAGCTGATCATGGCCCGCGCCAACCCGGATGACCGCCACTTCGGGCTCCTGCATTGGCAGGGTGCCAAGGTGCGCAAGCAGGACATCCTGATCGCCAAAAACTACCTCACCGAAGACGAGATCGACACCCTGAACCGCCTGGTGGTGATCTTCCTGGAAACCGCCGAGCTGCGCACCAAGCGCCGCGAGGAAATCCGCATGAGCTTCTGGCGCCAGAACGTGGACCAGATCATCGGCAGCAACGGCTTCCCGGTGCTCACCCATGCGGGCAAGATCAGCCACGCGCAGATGGAGCGCAGCACGAGCGCGCGCTACCTCGATTTTGACCAGCGCCGAAAACAGGAAGAGGCGCGTCAGGCCGACGCGCAGGACGACGCCGAACTGAAGGCCCTGGAAGACACCCTCAAGCACCGCCCCACGAAGCCCCATTCGCATGACTGA
- the rhuM gene encoding RhuM family protein, producing MSELILYTTDDGRSQIKLRAEDQTVWLTQLEMAELFDATKQNISLHLRNIFEDGELSEVSVVKESLTTAADGKRYRTKLYKLDAILAVGFRVRSPRGVQFRRWASTVLKEYLLKGFVMDDERLKNPDGRPDYFDEMLARIRDIRASEKRFYQKVRDLFALSVDYDKTDQTTQTFFRHGAEPVALRRDRADGRGADHGPRQPG from the coding sequence GTGAGCGAGCTGATCCTCTACACCACCGACGATGGGCGCAGCCAGATCAAGTTGCGAGCCGAAGACCAGACCGTCTGGCTAACGCAGCTGGAGATGGCCGAGCTGTTCGACGCCACCAAGCAGAACATCTCGCTGCATCTTCGGAACATCTTTGAGGACGGGGAGTTGAGCGAGGTTTCAGTTGTCAAGGAATCCTTGACAACTGCCGCCGATGGCAAGCGCTACAGGACCAAACTCTACAAGCTCGACGCCATCCTGGCGGTGGGCTTCCGGGTGCGTTCGCCGCGTGGGGTGCAGTTCCGCCGCTGGGCCAGTACGGTGCTCAAGGAATACCTGCTCAAGGGCTTCGTCATGGACGACGAACGCCTGAAGAACCCGGACGGCCGCCCGGATTACTTCGACGAAATGCTGGCGCGGATCCGGGACATCCGTGCCTCGGAGAAGCGGTTCTATCAGAAGGTGCGCGACCTGTTCGCCTTGAGCGTCGATTACGACAAGACTGACCAGACCACGCAGACTTTTTTTCGCCACGGTGCAGAACCTGTTGCTTTACGCCGTGACCGAGCAGACGGCCGCGGAGCTGATCATGGCCCGCGCCAACCCGGATGA
- a CDS encoding IS110 family transposase, whose translation MDRSSQLNFGVDVGKHELVIASRADQHIIKIANQPEAIGGWLKRLPPDCRIGMEATGVYHLQLADLAHAAGHQVYVFNPRTVAVYLKSLRSRGKTDILDARGIVRYVQNEADEHPLYTPSSATERSVQTLLHRRHQVVKQRAALRMSCQSLDELTRAPFDPLLAAFDQCLRKIDTQLRQLVRADGKLHALATRLRSIPGVGPLISTALALRLSRHPYRNSDALVAALGMDPRPHQSGVSDAPRHLSKQGNGEERRLIYMAAVSACRCALWRERFEQLIARGLPSTAAHCIIARKLLRIAFAINKKRQAYSVEALSGNCHAT comes from the coding sequence ATGGACCGTTCATCACAATTGAACTTCGGCGTTGACGTCGGCAAGCACGAGTTGGTCATCGCCTCAAGAGCCGATCAGCACATCATCAAGATCGCCAACCAGCCCGAAGCGATTGGGGGTTGGCTCAAGCGCTTGCCGCCCGACTGTCGCATCGGCATGGAAGCGACTGGGGTCTATCACCTGCAATTGGCCGATCTGGCCCATGCAGCTGGCCACCAGGTCTATGTCTTCAACCCGCGCACCGTGGCCGTCTATCTGAAGTCTCTGCGCTCGCGCGGCAAGACCGACATTCTGGACGCCCGGGGCATTGTTCGATACGTACAGAACGAAGCGGACGAGCACCCGCTCTATACGCCGTCGAGCGCAACCGAGCGATCCGTCCAGACCCTACTGCATCGCCGTCATCAGGTGGTCAAACAGCGCGCCGCGCTGCGCATGAGCTGTCAGTCCCTGGACGAGCTGACACGCGCCCCGTTCGATCCGTTGCTGGCGGCTTTCGATCAGTGTCTACGAAAAATTGACACGCAGCTGCGCCAACTGGTGCGCGCCGACGGGAAACTGCATGCGTTGGCCACCCGCCTGCGCTCCATTCCCGGCGTCGGCCCGTTGATCAGCACGGCATTGGCGCTACGCTTGAGTCGCCATCCGTACCGCAACAGCGACGCGCTGGTTGCAGCCTTGGGCATGGATCCGCGGCCGCACCAGTCGGGAGTATCGGACGCACCGCGACACTTGTCCAAGCAGGGCAACGGTGAAGAGCGCCGACTGATCTACATGGCAGCCGTCAGTGCCTGTCGATGTGCGCTGTGGCGCGAACGATTCGAACAATTGATCGCTCGCGGTTTGCCCAGCACCGCGGCTCATTGCATCATCGCCAGAAAGCTGCTGCGCATCGCCTTTGCTATCAATAAAAAACGCCAGGCATACAGCGTCGAGGCGCTCAGCGGCAATTGCCACGCAACATAG
- a CDS encoding ABC transporter substrate-binding protein — translation MLRRFLMAMMAGVVTSAAALAEPGVTASTIRVGTIQDLSGPIAMLGAPIRDGMLLRFEEANARGGVHGRKLELRFEDSGYDPKRAVLATRKLLSRDKVFAFVGNLGTPVVMASMPLAIEAGRPHLFPFSPHQATYAPLHPLKFQLFAPYQDYMNAAVREMVARGGYTRVGLLFQDDDYGHEVKKGVEAGLAQRGMALAEAVGYKRGATDFASQVARLRAAGCDLVVLATVVRETVAAVSEARKTGWPVDMLVTASGYSAQTHELGGEAVEGLYGVSVMPLPYAEGANSALADWIDRYRQRFGAAPNIWSAMGYNVADVFIQGLEAAGRELTAERFVSAMESVHTTRDFFGSPEYRFSATEHLGNRVGRLARITQGRWVLISDYLQ, via the coding sequence ATGCTGCGACGATTCTTGATGGCCATGATGGCGGGTGTAGTGACCAGCGCCGCGGCGCTGGCCGAGCCGGGGGTGACGGCGAGCACCATTCGCGTGGGCACGATCCAGGATCTGTCCGGCCCGATCGCCATGCTCGGCGCGCCGATCCGCGACGGCATGCTGCTGCGCTTCGAGGAGGCCAACGCCCGTGGCGGCGTCCATGGGCGCAAGCTCGAACTGCGCTTCGAGGACAGCGGCTACGACCCGAAGCGGGCGGTGCTGGCCACGCGCAAGCTGCTCTCGCGGGACAAGGTGTTTGCCTTCGTCGGCAACCTCGGCACGCCGGTGGTGATGGCCTCGATGCCGCTGGCGATCGAGGCCGGGCGGCCGCATCTGTTCCCCTTCTCACCGCACCAGGCCACCTATGCGCCGCTGCATCCGCTCAAGTTCCAGCTCTTTGCGCCCTATCAGGACTACATGAACGCGGCGGTGCGCGAGATGGTGGCGCGCGGCGGCTACACCCGGGTGGGCCTGCTGTTTCAGGATGACGACTACGGGCATGAGGTGAAAAAGGGCGTCGAGGCTGGTCTGGCGCAGCGCGGCATGGCGCTGGCCGAGGCGGTGGGGTACAAGCGCGGCGCGACCGACTTCGCCAGCCAGGTGGCCCGCCTGCGGGCGGCGGGCTGCGACCTGGTGGTGCTGGCCACCGTGGTGCGCGAGACCGTGGCGGCGGTGAGCGAGGCACGCAAGACCGGCTGGCCGGTGGACATGCTGGTGACGGCCTCGGGCTATTCGGCGCAGACCCATGAGCTCGGTGGTGAGGCCGTCGAGGGCTTGTATGGCGTGAGCGTGATGCCGCTGCCCTATGCCGAGGGCGCCAACAGCGCGCTGGCCGACTGGATTGACCGCTACCGCCAGCGCTTTGGCGCGGCGCCGAACATCTGGAGCGCCATGGGCTACAACGTGGCCGATGTGTTCATCCAGGGGCTGGAGGCAGCAGGGCGGGAGTTGACCGCCGAGCGCTTTGTCTCTGCCATGGAAAGCGTGCATACCACGCGCGACTTCTTCGGCAGCCCCGAGTACCGCTTCTCCGCCACCGAGCACCTCGGCAACCGCGTCGGCCGCCTGGCCCGCATCACACAGGGCCGCTGGGTGTTGATCAGCGACTATCTGCAATAA
- a CDS encoding nitronate monooxygenase, which produces MSLPAVFRSALRLPAIAAPMFLVSGPELVIAACRAGVAGSFPALNARTSELLDQWLGEINTALAVTPCAPYGVNLILHASNPRVRPDLDLLVKHKVPFVITSLGHPGEVVEAVKSYGGVVFSDVIHAYHARKAMAAGVDGIIAVAAGAGGHAGTQSPFSLVREIREFWDGTLILGGAMSDGAGVRAAEVMGADLAYLGTRFIATQEAMAQAAYKQMLVDSGASDIVYTDAVSGTNANFLWPSLAAAGFSREQLTLSLGKGKIKDMQDEAKAWRDVWSAGHGVATIHDIPTVAELVARLGAEYDAACALPRSAACR; this is translated from the coding sequence ATGTCCCTGCCTGCCGTTTTCCGATCCGCCCTCCGCCTGCCCGCCATTGCCGCGCCGATGTTCCTGGTCTCCGGCCCTGAGCTGGTGATTGCCGCTTGCCGGGCCGGGGTGGCCGGGTCCTTCCCGGCGCTGAATGCGCGTACCAGCGAGTTGCTGGATCAATGGCTGGGCGAGATCAATACCGCGCTGGCGGTGACGCCGTGTGCGCCTTACGGAGTGAATCTGATCCTGCATGCGAGCAACCCGCGGGTGCGGCCGGATCTGGATTTGCTGGTCAAGCACAAGGTGCCCTTCGTCATCACCAGCCTGGGGCATCCGGGCGAGGTGGTTGAGGCGGTGAAAAGTTATGGCGGGGTGGTGTTTTCGGATGTGATCCATGCCTATCACGCGCGCAAGGCGATGGCGGCGGGGGTGGATGGCATCATCGCGGTCGCCGCGGGTGCGGGCGGGCATGCCGGCACGCAGAGTCCGTTCAGCCTGGTGCGCGAGATCCGCGAGTTCTGGGACGGCACATTGATTCTCGGCGGTGCGATGTCGGACGGCGCCGGGGTGCGGGCGGCGGAGGTGATGGGGGCGGACCTGGCCTACCTCGGCACGCGCTTCATCGCCACGCAGGAGGCCATGGCACAGGCGGCGTACAAGCAGATGCTGGTCGATAGCGGCGCATCGGACATCGTCTATACCGATGCGGTGTCGGGCACCAACGCCAACTTCCTGTGGCCGAGCCTGGCGGCGGCGGGCTTCTCGCGCGAGCAGCTCACGCTGAGCCTGGGCAAGGGCAAGATCAAGGACATGCAGGACGAGGCCAAGGCCTGGCGCGATGTGTGGAGCGCCGGCCACGGCGTGGCGACGATTCACGATATCCCGACGGTGGCCGAGCTGGTGGCGCGCCTTGGCGCGGAGTACGACGCGGCGTGTGCCTTGCCTCGGAGCGCGGCCTGTCGTTGA
- a CDS encoding branched-chain amino acid ABC transporter permease, with protein sequence MMLQILLSGVATGCIYGLVALSFVLVYKATEAVSFMQGELLMVGAFAAVALTAAAAWPVWLAVLVAVLGMALAGALVERLALRRALGQPHLTAVLLTFGLGLMLRGGVTTVPAATHSAHQLPLPGLAGHLALCGVTVSLAHVGVIVATVLSCAALAAFFHFTRAGLALRACSENPRIASMMGVSTTGMHTLAWALGAALAALAGVLMAPVTFVHPGMGVVALKAFPAAVIGGMHSLPGALAGGVFIGVAEALAGRYLPEGANHVTAYVLMLVALLCFPRGLLAGRSA encoded by the coding sequence ATGATGCTCCAGATTCTCCTCAGCGGCGTGGCCACCGGCTGTATCTACGGCCTGGTGGCGCTGTCGTTCGTGCTGGTCTACAAGGCCACCGAGGCGGTCAGTTTCATGCAGGGCGAGTTGCTGATGGTGGGGGCCTTTGCCGCCGTGGCCTTGACGGCCGCGGCCGCTTGGCCGGTGTGGCTGGCGGTGTTGGTCGCCGTGCTGGGCATGGCGCTGGCCGGGGCGCTGGTGGAGCGGCTGGCGTTGCGCCGGGCGCTGGGCCAGCCGCACCTGACCGCCGTGCTGCTCACCTTCGGCCTGGGCCTGATGTTGCGCGGCGGGGTGACCACGGTGCCGGCGGCCACGCACAGCGCGCACCAGTTGCCGCTCCCGGGGCTGGCGGGGCATCTCGCGCTTTGCGGGGTCACGGTCAGCCTGGCGCATGTCGGGGTGATTGTGGCCACGGTGCTGTCCTGCGCGGCGCTGGCCGCGTTCTTTCACTTCACACGGGCCGGGCTGGCCTTGCGCGCTTGCTCGGAGAACCCCCGCATCGCGTCGATGATGGGCGTGTCCACGACCGGCATGCACACCCTGGCCTGGGCGCTGGGGGCGGCGCTGGCGGCGTTGGCCGGGGTGCTGATGGCGCCGGTCACCTTTGTGCATCCGGGCATGGGCGTGGTGGCGCTCAAGGCCTTTCCGGCGGCGGTGATCGGCGGCATGCACAGCTTGCCCGGCGCGCTGGCCGGCGGCGTGTTCATTGGTGTGGCCGAGGCGCTGGCCGGGCGCTACCTGCCCGAGGGCGCCAACCATGTGACGGCCTATGTGCTGATGCTGGTGGCGTTGCTGTGCTTTCCGCGCGGGCTGTTGGCGGGGCGTTCGGCATGA